One Saccharomyces kudriavzevii IFO 1802 strain IFO1802 genome assembly, chromosome: 4 genomic region harbors:
- the STL1 gene encoding glucose-inactivated glycerol proton symporter STL1 (similar to Saccharomyces cerevisiae STL1 (YDR536W)) has translation MRKSKVSSIKGRFVNRTSHWGLTGRKLRFFITIASMTGFSLFGYDQGLMASLITGKQFNYEFPATKENGEHDRHATVVQGATTSCYELGCFAGSLFVMFYGEKIGRKPLILMGSIITIIGATISTCAFRDYWALGQFIIGRVVTGVGTGLNTSTIPVWQSEMSKAENRGLLVNLEGSTIAFGTMIAYWIDFGFSYIDSSVQWRFPVSMQIVFALFLLAFMINLPESPRWLISQSRTEEARYLVGKLDDVDPTDEEVVTEVAMLHDAVNRTKHEKNSISSLFSRGKSQNLQRALIAASTQFFQQFTGCNAAIYYSTVLFNKTIKLDYRLSMIIGGVFATIYALSTIGSFFLIEKLGRRKLFLLGATGQAVSFTITFACLVNENKANARGAAVGLFLFITFFGLSLLSLPWIYPPEIASMKVRATTNAFSTCTNWLCNFAVVMFTPIFIGQSGWGCYLFFAVMNYLYIPIIFFFYPETAGRSLEEIDIIFAKAYEDGTQPWRVANHLPKLSLQEVDEHANALGSYNDDLQKEDFAEDRVEDTYNKINGEDSSSSNIKIDETINEKPNSEN, from the coding sequence ATGAGGAAATCAAAAGTATCTAGCATTAAAGGCAGGTTTGTCAACAGAACCAGCCACTGGGGGTTAACGGGCCGGAAACTGCGGTTCTTCATTACTATCGCGTCTATGACGGGGTTCTCACTGTTTGGATATGATCAAGGGTTAATGGCAAGTCTGATTACTGGCAAGCAGTTCAATTATGAATTTCCAGCtacgaaagaaaatggcGAACATGACAGACACGCAACTGTGGTACAGGGTGCTACCACTTCTTGTTATGAATTAGGCTGTTTCGCAGGCTCGTTATTCGTCATGTTCTATGGCGAAAAGATAGGAAGGAAACCATTGATCCTGATGGGTTCTATAATAACTATTATTGGCGCTACTATCTCTACATGTGCATTCCGTGATTATTGGGCATTGGGTCAGTTTATCATCGGGAGAGTCGTCACAGGTGTTGGCACGGGTCTTAATACTTCGACCATTCCTGTTTGGCAGTCCGAAATGTCCAAGGCAGAGAATAGGGGTTTACTGGTCAATTTGGAAGGCTCTACAATTGCTTTTGGTACCATGATTGCCTACTGGAttgattttggtttttcttACATTGATAGCTCGGTTCAATGGAGATTCCCCGTATCAATGCAAATTGTTTTTGCCCTCTTCCTGCTTGCTTTCATGATTAATTTACCTGAGTCCCCACGTTGGCTGATTTCTCAAAGTCGAACTGAAGAAGCCCGTTACTTGGTAGGAAAGCTAGATGATGTGGATCCAACCGATGAAGAGGTGGTTACAGAAGTAGCTATGCTTCACGATGCTGTCAACAGGACTAAACACGAGAAAAATTCCATATCAAGTCTATTCTCCAGAGGTAAATCTCAAAATCTACAGAGAGCTTTAATCGCAGCTTCGACGCAATTTTTCCAGCAATTCACTGGCTGTAATGCCGCTATCTATTATTCTACTGTGTTATTCAACAAAACGATAAAACTAGATTATAGACTATCAATGATAATTGGTGGGGTATTTGCAACAATCTACGCCTTATCTACTATTGGATCGttctttttgattgaaaaactgGGTAGACgaaaactttttcttttgggcGCTACAGGCCAAGCGGTTTCATTCACAATTACATTCGCATGTCTGGTAAATGAGAATAAAGCTAATGCAAGAGGTGCTGCCGTTGGtttgtttttattcatCACATTCTTTGGCTTGTCTTTGCTGTCATTACCATGGATATATCCACCAGAAATTGCATCAATGAAAGTTCGTGCCACTACAAACGCTTTCTCCACATGCACTAATTGGTTGTGCAACTTTGCAGTCGTCATGTTCACTCCAATTTTTATTGGGCAATCAGGATGGGGCTGTTACTTATTTTTTGCCGTTATGAATTACCTGTACATTCCaattatcttcttcttttaccCTGAAACCGCTGGTAGAAGCCTGGAGGAAATTGATATCATCTTTGCTAAAGCTTACGAGGATGGTACTCAACCTTGGAGAGTTGCCAACCATTTGCCCAAGTTATCGTTACAAGAGGTCGACGAGCACGCTAATGCTTTGGGCTCCTACAACGATGATTTGCAAAAGGAGGATTTTGCTGAAGATAGGGTGGAAGACACTTATAACAAAATTAATGGTGAGGATTCATCCAGTTCAAATATTAAAATTGACGAGACAATAAACGAGAAACCAAATTCCGAAAACTAG